In a single window of the Nicotiana tomentosiformis chromosome 8, ASM39032v3, whole genome shotgun sequence genome:
- the LOC138897939 gene encoding uncharacterized protein produces the protein MHPIRLPFALLEYRITVHTSTEATPYLLVYGTEVVITAEVEIPSLRIIQEAKLSDAEWVRSRYEQLALIDGKRMNAVCHGQLYQNRMARAFNKKVRSRKFTLGQLVLKQIFPHQDEAKGKFSP, from the coding sequence atgCATCCTATAAGGCTACCGTTTGCTTTGCTCGAGTATCGTATCACAGTTCATACATCCACTGAGGCAACCCCCTATCTActggtttatggtactgaagttgttattaccgccgaagtagaaatcccttccttaagaatcatacaGGAAGCCAAGCTTAGCGACGCAGAATGGGTACGGAGccggtatgaacaactagctctcattgatggaaaaagaatgaacgcagtatgtcacggtcaactctaccagaacagaatggcaaGGGCTTTCAATAAAAAGGTCAGGTCAAGGAAATTCACACTGGGGCAATTGGTGTTGAAAcagatcttcccacatcaggatgaagcaaaggggaaattctcacccTAA